In Phaeodactylum tricornutum CCAP 1055/1 chromosome 10, whole genome shotgun sequence, a single genomic region encodes these proteins:
- a CDS encoding predicted protein, with protein MAQVSRQEDRDAPKRHLQGCFNSEDGGPSEIDGTNAAHIASILDDLKSEFQQRLDSLAADLTQSKNKQQQAYASGMVKLPKSIKSMKVSEFNALYKIDLIRAVRRVREDHPIVSKNRDRLATATPEPTRRNNRPIETPSRTVRRGEALYSQNGSPLDAAEQGALVATVTKKNRGNAALSSAASFDFCVGEGKYVTLGDPSNMKDLDSELKNSALSQLKLMQDQIAIAMKQLE; from the exons ATGGCCCAAGTTAGTCGTCAAGAAGATAGAGATGCCCCGAAGCGCCACCTCCAAGGTTGCTTCAATAGCGAGGATGGAGGCCCCTCAGAGATCGATGGGACGAATGCGGCACACATCGCATCGATTCTCGATGACCTCAAGAGCGAATTTCAACAGCGGCTGGACTCCTTGGCCGCAGATCTAACTCAGTCCAAGAATAAGCAACAACAAGCGTACGCTTCTGGTATGGTCAAATTACCGAAAAGCATCAAGAGCATGAAAGTATCGGAGTTCAACGCACTGTATAAAATAGATCTGATTCGTGCCGTCCGGCGAGTCCGAGAAGACCACCCTATCGTATCGAAGAATCGCGATCGATTGGCGACCGCAACACCCGAACCGACACGACGCAACAACCGACCGATTGAAACGCCATCTCGGACTGTCAGGCGTGGAGAGGCCTTGTA CTCCCAGAATGGATCGCCACTGGATGCAGCCGAGCAGGGAGCTTTGGTGGCGACAGTTACAAAAAAAAATCGGGGAAATGCTGCGCTTTCGTCAGCTGCTAGTTTCGATTTCTGTGTTGGTGAAGGGAAATATGTCACACTCGGGGATCCCAGCAACATGAAAGATCTCGACTCGGAGCTTAAGAATTCCGCACTCAGTCAACTCAAACTCATGCAAGATCAGATTGCCATTGCCATGAAGCAGCTTGAGTAG
- a CDS encoding predicted protein, translating to MWILYFLSIAAFVVRQTSAFSPSPTRLAFRSPHTSGKAVPPILPNEVFTSVSNGLSSTYDDIPVNNRHAASDWLYNVRSFPQSKVLREIRNPLFCVAGWSFAVSLIQRIFSTSSSAPLRILGESICIPTAAHSFLVSSLGLLLVFRTNSAYQRFYEGRKIWENILSVSRNFSRITRLYAKEVGMDRKVRMMNLVAAYPYLLRHHIRHGCLCEEAGERIPEEHRLLLEDPLKTLETRFEGDKIDGLTRSNASPSLPRDKCYVDKRKLPWNLFDYFSTQRLARTQNRPLWACDRIGREIMAIPYGPNFSSRERLVMLTAVDKLTNAIGECERIHQTAVPLNYARHSLRSLTLFLFTLPFALVKDMGFLTAPVTAGIAWLMFGVYQIGYSIEDPFQGSLRLSNLCDAIRKDVVGSIAEDMEDSYSSNQLGLWDEGVDEVTLAERAEDFLKTPMIIPTLLDQGISNLTSSASVDASKPPY from the exons ATGTGGATACTTTACTTCCTTTCAATAGCTGCATTCGTTGTCCGCCAGACTTCAGCTTTTTCTCCGTCCCCTACAAGATTGGCCTTTCGGTCTCCTCATACCAGCGGTAAGGCGGTACCGCCGATTCTTCCGAATGAGGTTTTCACTTCCGTGTCCAACGGATTGTCTTCCACTTATGATGATATCCCAGTCAACAATCGCCACGCAGCTTCCGACTGGTTATACAACGTCCGATCCTTTCCACAGTCGAAGGTTTTACGGGAAATCCGCAACCCTCTTTTTTGTGTCGCTGGATGGTCTTTTGCAGTTTCACTAATCCAACGTATTTTTAGCACTTCGAGCTCAGCGCCTCTTCGAATCCTCGGGGAAAGCATTTGCATTCCTACAGCAGCCCACTCATTTTTGGTGTCATCTTTGGGATTGCTCTTGGTGTTTCGCACCAACAGTGCTTACCAGAGATTTTAC GAAGGGCGCAAAATTTGGGAGAATATTCTTAGCGTGTCCCGAAATTTTTCTCGTATAACAAGGCTATACGCGAAAGAGGTGGGAATGGACCGCAAGGTGCGAATGATGAATCTGGTAGCTGCATACCCTTATCTCTTGCGCCATCATATTCGGCACGGTTGCCTCTGTGAGGAAGCCGGGGAACGTATTCCCGAGGAGCATCGCCTCTTGCTAGAAGACCCCCTAAAGACTCTCGAGACTCGCTTCGAGGGTGATAAGATTGACGGGCTGACTAGGTCCAATGCTTCGCCTTCACTCCCGAGAGACAAATGCTATGTCGACAAGCGTAAGCTGCCATGGAATCTGTTTGATTACTTCTCTACACAGCGCTTGGCGCGAACACAGAATCGTCCTTTATGGGCATGCGACCGTATCGGACGTGAGATCATGGCAATTCCTTACGGTCCGAACTTTAGCAGCCGGGAGCGTCTAGTAATGTTGACAGCTGTCGACAAGCTCACGAATGCGATTGGTGAATGTGAGCGCATCCATCAAACAGCTGTCCCGCTGAACTATGCTCGTCACTCGCTACGCTCGCTGACTTTGTTTCTGTTCACGCTCCCTTTCGCCCTGGTTAAGGACATGGGGTTTTTGACTGCACCAGTGACAGCCGGAATCGCTTGGCTAATGTTTGGAGTGTACCAAATCGGATACAGCATTGAAGACCCTTTTCAAGGATCCCTACGACTTTCGAATCTATGTGATGCTATTCGAAAGGACGTGGTCGGTTCGATTGCGGAAGATATGGAAGATAGCTACAGTTCGAATCAGCTAGGCTTGTGGGATGAAGGTGTTGACGAAGTTACTTTAGCAGAACGCGCTGAAGACTTTCTGAAGACCCCGATGATCATCCCTACTTTGCTCGATCAAGGAATTTCGAACCTAACCTCATCAGCTTCGGTTGATGCCAGTAAGCCTCCCTACTGA
- a CDS encoding predicted protein: MERNSDMDALVNSHIQRTRGTVRNRGEHGVLCRPSYLFMTVLLLVVFVATFLTESIEININLKKVDGSGDSKPESSEAKKATSPSSKPSPSSKPSTTGEDANSYENEVASGKFSIPNVEDDPANADNSNVERDVDNISDSTVPGGGSTSEEVPVSPSHVDEAVVPETLVQDTVIDNLESISNNRTPVSTGDAPSKSPTFGAEDLPPGFKKHPSAISDVYVRRGKPLDDAEKAKLADTWGSWTFVDQNANNRPSADFYADYPHRDIPFDKIPETSWQKDPAYLASFLPEAQALVERAMEAILAEYGHSKFDEPQMDFEKRSDMFSLTMLDLEKGEKFPKTASNAGCTTKRSFDGLVRRILHAIMSEDTFNFVMGGHSSAAGHGNHFQQSYTLQFQKVMEPIFARLGVKLTSRNIGMGGLGTLHNSLGAGSIYGSELDILMWDSGMTERGAPIVDLFSIQGMIGGSRVPFIIAEGSLAELHTHAGADVGKLGTGMRGIQKTDSVKTLEQIPWAARYMDCSPEMRTECGNNKYRGTCWIHRPDFNPKLAQKAVPGGRANWHPGDRSHQLEGRVLAFLVLRAIKQALDLWASAENYRLPDEYWHVAGYYQSIRSKLISLNPAIGGCHQNEGIIQRACSTAMKSRTEFTPRNNPSETSIRSILKGNYDFKILPNVYDPPDVFVPDLSVPDGVFEYLAVVENGEDFQPELSRVQRFSSTRRLKSTHHRSLANPSITPGKGWFFTGNSAPDNCDGTYDSFCGRSQDNPCLLYGHNDGRSGLLFDSLSGWLIMDLVELKEGIIILKIEDWHGAKSNKATEGWRCENGSAECSGRRLSSAIRRGNYTSTQLDRNLKAKPPEYCEKFVFEYAIDGKVTQMKKDEFMKKMIQAQRVVQLWVLLDDPNFSSGDPKDVELAFRITGCGREKTMHLTHVYWA; this comes from the coding sequence ATGGAGCGCAACTCAGACATGGATGCGCTAGTCAACAGCCACATCCAGCGCACACGAGGGACTGTACGAAATCGAGGCGAGCACGGCGTACTTTGCCGACCCTCTTACCTTTTCATGACAGTGCTCCTATTAGTTGTGTTCGTCGCCACGTTTCTGACCGAAAGCATCGAGATCAACATTAATCTCAAAAAAGTTGACGGTTCCGGAGACTCGAAGCCAGAATCCTCGGAAGCGAAAAAAGCAACGTCTCCTTCCAGTAAACCGTCTCCTTCCAGTAAACCTTCGACTACAGGAGAAGATGCTAATTCATACGAAAATGAAGTCGCCTCCGGAAAATTTTCGATTCCTAATGTCGAAGACGATCCAGCCAATGCcgacaacagcaacgtaGAAAGAGACGTGGACAATATATCGGACAGTACCGTGCCGGGCGGTGGATCGACTTCGGAGGAAGTACCTGTTTCCCCGTCACACGTCGACGAAGCTGTGGTACCCGAAACCCTTGTTCAAGATACTGTGATTGACAACTTGGAAAGTATTTCCAATAATAGGACGCCTGTATCCACTGGAGACGCACCAAGTAAAAGTCCGACTTTTGGAGCTGAGGATCTCCCACCGGGCTTCAAGAAGCATCCCTCTGCCATTTCGGATGTTTACGTCAGAAGAGGGAAGCCGTTGGATGACGCGGAGAAAGCCAAGCTCGCGGACACCTGGGGATCTTGGACATTTGTGGATCAAAACGCAAACAACCGACCGAGTGCCGACTTTTATGCAGATTATCCACACCGCGATATCCCCTTCGACAAAATCCCGGAAACTTCGTGGCAAAAGGATCCGGCATATCTGGCCTCCTTTTTGCCTGAAGCTCAGGCGCTCGTCGAACGCGCCATGGAGGCGATACTGGCCGAATACGGTCACAGTAAGTTTGATGAGCCACAGATGGATTTTGAAAAGAGATCGGATATGTTTTCGTTGACTATGCtcgatttggaaaaaggcGAGAAGTTCCCGAAGACAGCAAGCAATGCAGGATGCACCACGAAACGAAGCTTCGATGGACTGGTCCGCCGAATCCTGCACGCAATTATGAGTGAAGACACGTTCAATTTTGTCATGGGTGGTCATTCTTCAGCGGCAGGTCACGGTAACCATTTTCAACAAAGCTATACGTTGCAGTTTCAAAAGGTCATGGAGCCTATTTTTGCCAGACTGGGCGTGAAATTGACTTCGCGGAACATTGGAATGGGAGGTTTGGGTACTCTTCACAATTCTCTCGGGGCAGGATCTATTTATGGTTCCGAGCTTGACATTTTGATGTGGGACTCAGGTATGACAGAGAGAGGAGCGCCTATCGTCGACCTTTTTAGCATTCAAGGAATGATCGGAGGAAGCAGAGTCCCCTTCATCATTGCCGAAGGATCTCTCGCTGAGCTGCATACTCATGCTGGAGCCGATGTTGGAAAGTTAGGGACGGGGATGAGAGGGATACAGAAGACAGACAGCGTCAAAACACTAGAACAAATTCCCTGGGCAGCGAGGTACATGGACTGTTCACCAGAAATGCGCACTGAGTGTGGAAACAACAAATACCGAGGAACGTGTTGGATTCATCGTCCCGACTTTAATCCAAAATTAGCTCAAAAGGCTGTTCCTGGCGGAAGAGCCAATTGGCACCCAGGAGATCGCAGCCATCAATTGGAGGGAAGAGTGTTGGCCTTTCTTGTCTTGCGCGCCATCAAACAGGCGCTGGACCTCTGGGCTAGCGCTGAAAACTACAGACTTCCCGATGAATATTGGCACGTAGCAGGGTACTATCAAAGCATCCGCTCAAAGTTGATTAGTCTGAATCCAGCAATAGGAGGTTGCCATCAGAACGAAGGAATCATCCAGAGAGCTTGTTCTACCGCTATGAAGTCTCGAACAGAATTTACACCCCGAAATAACCCTTCGGAGACAAGTATTCGAAGCATCTTAAAAGGAAACTACGACTTTAAGATTCTGCCCAATGTGTACGACCCTCCGGATGTCTTTGTTCCTGATTTGAGTGTCCCTGATGGTGTATTTGAGTATCTTGCTGTCGTTGAAAATGGTGAAGATTTCCAACCGGAACTCTCGCGTGTACAACGATTTTCTTCGACTCGTCGTCTAAAATCGACGCACCACAGATCTCTTGCAAATCCATCTATAACTCCAGGAAAGGGATGGTTTTTCACAGGAAACTCGGCACCCGATAATTGCGATGGAACTTACGACTCATTCTGCGGCCGGAGTCAGGATAACCCCTGTCTCCTATATGGCCACAACGATGGTCGCTCGGGCCTGCTTTTTGACAGTTTAAGTGGTTGGTTGATCATGGATTTAGTGGAACTCAAGGAGGGTATTATCATTCTAAAAATAGAGGACTGGCATGGTGCCAAATCAAACAAAGCGACGGAAGGATGGCGCTGTGAGAATGGCAGTGCAGAATGCAGCGGGCGTCGGCTTTCCTCGGCTATTCGCCGTGGAAACTATACTTCCACTCAATTGGATCGCAATTTGAAGGCGAAGCCACCGGAATACTGTGAAAAATTTGTCTTTGAATACGCCATCGATGGCAAAGTTACACAAATGAAAAAAGACGAGTTTATGAAGAAAATGATTCAGGCTCAACGAGTCGTTCAACTTTGGGTTCTTCTGGATGATCCAAATTTTTCATCAGGCGATCCGAAGGACGTCGAGCTCGCGTTTCGCATAACCGGGTGCGGGCGTGAGAAGACGATGCACTTGACTCATGTCTACTGGGCGTGA
- a CDS encoding predicted protein, with protein sequence MRQLRNIILVASSALWAGQQICFAFAPLCCQARRWSTALPNKGQRRQLEVYCAPPTTSTQIQERAPLSDAATWHRERRRQMLKKYGQQIAPLERQASSQDVAVPLLALANLSLLGMSIWSGSLPIAGVVALAAFPGSMFSLWQLQILHDVLHGSLLKKGVSSFWGIKRKTLQDQILFWGSMPSVFGYYLYLKFGHLSHHKNVGDPHQASLSQLFASDQVDFEDGDVLFVAHRMNLKGDIGPVFNMPFGKKIKMSISKSGFNSWRQGHAMWNAIMFTASFMYERLMLLLNDAIVAGTGYNLFFPNKPQIFHDECAKYARWATALRASLWIFAGWQSLLFLYLAETLWSIPPHPACAMFVTNHPSSKDGESGKCIPSQSTYAGAWYSIFTLGTNYHCEHHDFPTIPLHKLGELREIAPEFYRHGSNDNLAQVMIKAFDDPDFYACMDTGIGSTKQN encoded by the coding sequence ATGCGTCAACTACGAAATATAATACTTGTAGCCTCTTCGGCTTTGTGGGCAGGCCAACAAATCTGCTTTGCATTCGCGCCGTTGTGCTGTCAAGCCCGTCGTTGGTCAACCGCCCTACCTAACAAAGGTCAGCGAAGACAATTGGAAGTTTACTGCGCCcctccaacaacaagcactcAAATTCAGGAAAGAGCACCACTTTCCGATGCTGCCACTTGGCACCGCGAAAGGCGAAGGCAAATGTTAAAGAAGTATGGACAACAGATTGCGCCTCTGGAGCGACAAGCCTCCAGCCAAGATGTGGCTGTCCCTCTGCTCGCTTTAGCGAACTTATCGCTATTAGGAATGTCAATTTGGAGTGGATCACTGCCAAttgctggtgttgttgctTTGGCTGCTTTTCCTGGGTCCATGTTCTCCCTATGGCAGTTGCAAATTCTGCATGATGTGTTACATGGTTCTTTGCTGAAAAAGGGAGTGAGTTCGTTTTGGGGAATTAAAAGGAAAACACTACAGGACCAGATTCTGTTTTGGGGGTCTATGCCCTCCGTATTTGGATACTACCTTTATTTAAAGTTCGGCCACTTGTCGCACCACAAGAATGTTGGAGATCCTCACCAAGCTAGCCTATCGCAGTTGTTTGCTTCCGATCAAGTCGACTTCGAAGACGGGGACGTACTCTTTGTAGCACACCGTATGAATTTGAAGGGCGATATTGGCCCGGTGTTCAATATGCCCTTTGGCAAAAAGATCAAAATGTCTATAAGCAAAAGCGGTTTTAACTCTTGGAGACAAGGCCATGCCATGTGGAATGCGATCATGTTTACCGCGTCTTTCATGTACGAACGTCTCATGCTCCTTCTGAATGATGCAATAGTTGCTGGTACCGGCTACAACTTGTTCTTTCCCAATAAGCCTCAAATCTTTCACGATGAATGTGCCAAGTATGCTCGATGGGCAACTGCGCTTCGTGCAAGCTTGTGGATCTTCGCTGGATGGCAATCGTTATTATTTCTCTACCTGGCAGAGACGCTGTGGTCCATTCCACCACACCCGGCTTGTGCAATGTTTGTGACAAATCATCCATCGTCAAAAGATGGAGAATCTGGGAAGTGCATTCCGTCACAATCAACATATGCCGGTGCCTGGTATTCAATCTTTACGTTGGGAACAAACTATCATTGTGAACACCATGACTTTCCAACCATTCCATTGCACAAACTAGGCGAGCTAAGAGAAATCGCGCCCGAGTTTTATCGTCATGGGTCCAACGATAACTTGGCACAGGTAATGATCAAAGCCTTTGACGATCCTGATTTTTACGCATGTATGGATACTGGAATTGGATCAACTAAGCAAAATTAG
- the GDCT_1 gene encoding glycine decarboxylase t-protein (One of four component proteins of the enzyme glycine decarboxylase. Together with serine hydroxymethyltransferase this complex catalyzes the formation of one serine from two glycine. This reaction is part of the photorespiratory pathway (glycolate metabolism).; glycine cleavage system T-protein, glycine dehydrogenase T-protein, GCST, GCVT): protein MKRLSCVRGLRLRKGRVHLRCASSQTVPERANVVVVGGGIIGTSVAYHLAKAGVEDVLLLERDRLTSGTTWHAAGLMNSFGSMSSTSTWSRQYTQELYRDILPTETGLETGYMGIGFIELACDADRLEAFRRIAAFNRFLGVDVAEISPEQVKDLFPLCETSDVLSGFWVENDGRANPTDATMALAKGARLHGANIIEQCHVAGVTTSKPNGNYRAKVTGVRLENETVIAANIVVNCAGMWARQFGEACGVYNIPNQAAEHYYLITEPMKEIDPSWPVIEDSSKCVYIRPEGKGLMLGFFEWEGAAWKPEGVPLDFSFGELDPDWDRMMPYVEQAMKRVPAAENVGVKALFCGPESFTPDNRPIVGESPELRNYYIAAGLNSIGILTGGGIGKILAQWIQQGCSPHDVDVTAIDASRFQRYQSNITYRNDRTGEALGNTYKVHYPDHQPTTCRNAKQSVLHERLVNANAFFQETSGWESPSWYAPHGTNPKVETESFGRENWFLHWEAEHISCRNNVALFDMSFMSKFHVQGNDAGKFLNRLSTANVDGDWGMITYTQWLDEQGYMAADLTITKMAENHFMVVATDTMLNKVYSHMLDRLVHGEHVFVTDVTGRYAQLNLQGPRSRELLQGLTSVDLNNFAFRRAEEIDIGLARVLCIRITYVGELGYELFVPVEQARHVYDCIVELGREFSLSHAGLKALGSLRMEKGYRDYGHDMDNTDRLLDCGLGFTCDFEKEGGFIGQKHVLAQKDAAKERGGLLKRIVNVLVLDPAPLLHHGEILWKDGRRISDIRAASYGHTVGGAVGLSMLTRDIPVKKNWLDGSDWEVEVGSRKHPCRLSIRPMYDPASVRVKDA from the exons ATGAAAAGGTTGTCTTGTGTGCGGGGTCTTCGCCTACGGAAAGGTCGCGTGCATTTAAGATGTGCATCGTCGCAGACAGTCCCGGAACGAGCAAACGTAGTGGTGGTGGGAGGTGGGATCATCGGAACTTCGGTTGCCTACCACTTAGCCAAGGCCGGCGTCGAAGATGTTCTCCTCTTGGAAAGAGACCGTCTGACTTCTGGAACAACGTGGCATGCCGCCGGTTTGATGAATAGTTTCGGATCCATGTCGTCGACATCTACATGGTCCCGTCAATATACGCAAGAACTGTATCGAGATATTCTGCCTACGGAGACTGGTTTGGAAACCGGATATATGGGTATTGGATTCATTGAGCTGGCATGCGATGCGGATCGACTGGAAGCCTTTCGAAGAATAGCTGCCTTCAACCGATTTCTAGGGGTAGACGTAGCAGAAATTTCACCCGAGCAAGTCAAAGACCTATTCCCTCTCTGTGAGACGTCGGACGTCCTCTCAGGCTTTTGGGTTGAGAACGATGGACGAGCCAACCCTACTGATGCGACGATGGCATTGGCAAAAGGGGCGCGTTTGCATGGTGCCAATATTATTGAACAGTGTCACGTAGCCGGTGTGACGACCTCGAAACCAAATGGTAATTATCGTGCCAAGGTAACAGGTGTCCGACTTGAAAATGAAACCGTAATTGCAGCGAATATCGTCGTTAATTGTGCTGGTATGTGGGCACGGCAGTTTGGGGAGGCCTGTGGAGTGTATAACATTCCGAATCAAGCAGCTGAACACTACTATTTGATTACTGAGCCTATGAAGGAAATTGATCCTTCTTGGCCTGTCATAGAAGACTCTTCGAAATGCGTTTACATCAGACCGGAAGGGAAGGGGCTAATGCTGGGCTTTTTTGAATGGGAGGGAGCGGCATGGAAGCCCGAAGGGGTCCCTTTGGATTTTAGCTTTGGTGAGCTTGATCCAGATTGGGATCGCATGATGCCATACGTGGAGCAAGCCATGAAGCGGGTCCCGGCCGCTGAAAATGTTGGTGTCAAAGCGCTTTTTTGTGGGCCGGAATCATTTACCCCAGACAACCGTCCCATTGTAGGGGAATCACCGGAGCTTCGCAATTATTACATCGCTGCGGGGCTGAACTCCATTGGAATTTTAACGGGAGGGGGTATTGGGAAAATTTTAGCTCAATGGATACAGCAGGGATGCTCACCCCATGATGTCGACGTTACTGCCATTGATGCAAGTCGATTCCAACGGTATCAAAGTAACATAACATACCGAAATGACCGTACCGGTGAGGCGCTGGGAAATACTTACAAGGTTCATTATCCAGACCATCAACCAACGACGTGTCGAAACGCGAAGCAATCTGTTCTGCACGAGCGATTGGTAAACGCCAATGCATTTTTCCAGGAGACCAGCGGTTGGGAATCTCCATCCTGGTACGCTCCCCATGGAACCAATCCAAAGGTCGAGACTGAGAGTTTTGGCAGAGAAAACTGGTTCCTACACTGGGAGGCAGAACATATCAGCTGCCGAAATAATGTTGCCCTGTTCGATATGAGCTTCATGAGCAAGTTTCATGTACAAGGAAATGATGCAGGGAAGTTTCTCAATCGTCTGTCTACAGCCAACGTAGACGGTGATTGGGGTATGATAACATATACACAGTGGCTCGATGAACAGGGGTATATGGCGGCGGATTTGACGATAACTAAAATGGCAGAGAATCACTTTATGGTGGTAGCAACAGACACAATGCTCAACAAAGTCTACAGTCATATGCTCGATCGACTGGTGCACGGAGAGCACGTTTTTGTAACTGACGTAACAGGTCGCTACGCGCAACTTAATTTGCAGGGTCCACGATCGAGAGAGTTACTGCAAGGCCTGACTTCTGTCGATCTGAACAACTTTGCTTTCCGTAGAGCAGAAGAGATTGACATAGGCTTAGCGCGAGTTCTTTGTATTCGAATTACCTATGTCGGAGAGCTGGGATACGAACTTTTTGTTCCAGTAGAACAAGCGAGGCACGTTTACGATTGTATCGTTGAATTAGGCCGGGAATTTTCCCTCTCTCACGCGGGTCTCAAAGCTCTGGGAAGTCTAAGAATG GAAAAGGGATATCGGGATTACGGACACGATATGGACAACACGGATAGACTTCTGGACTGTGGGTTGGGATTCACCTGCGATTTTGAGAAAGAAGGTGGCTTCATCGGCCAGAAGCACGTCCTTGCACAAAAGGATGCTGCGAAAGAGCGAGGAGGTTTATTGAAGCGAATTGTGAATGTTTTAGTCTTAGACCCTGCACCTCTATTGCATCATGGTGAAATCCTTTGGAAGGACGGAAGGCGTATATCTGATATTCGAGCTGCATCTTACGGACACACTGTCGGGGGCGCCGTGGGTTTGAGCATGCTTACGCGTGATATTCCCGTAAAGAAAAATTGGTTGGATGGCAGCGACTGGGAGGTTGAAGTTGGCAGTCGAAAGCATCCTTGTAGGTTGTCGATACGCCCGATGTACGATCCCGCTAGCGTTCGCGTAAAAGATGCGTAA
- a CDS encoding predicted protein, protein MPPYGEPDWATPGNTSNVATQNAGTPTAATASSGMNGNSSESRQKARWAISLLSFLNFGLAAMMGTLGVLSLIHFNPGSSSDYSAAFLSSYMVIFAVILFLYELIWWTPIAALNKMFRMNFGFMYGLRGKGLFLVFIAFLCLGLRDENASGVKGLDWATGLAWLGAGCFNIFIWMTWSEASAAYKPPTAGLTGPSDSNTVV, encoded by the exons ATGCCGCCTTACGGAGAACCAGACTGGGCCACCCCCGGAAACACATCCAATGTTGCTACGCAGAATGCAGGAACACCTACTGCAGCGACAGCTTCTTCAGGAATGAACGGCAACAGCAGTGAATCGCG GCAAAAGGCTCGATGGGCGATTTCATTGCTGTCGTTTCTTAATTTCGGGCTGGCTGCTATGATGGGAACTCTAGGTGTTCTCTCCCTCATCCATTTCAACCCTGGGAGTTCTTCGGACTATTCAGCAGCATTTCTTTCGTCCTACATGGTCATTTTTGCTGTGATCTTGTTCCTCTACGAACTTATTTGGTGGACACCAATTGCCGCATTGAACAAAATGTTCCGAATGAATTTCGGTTTCATGTATGGATTGCGAGGGAAAGGTCTTTTCTTGGTTTTTATTGCGTTTCTTTGCCTAGGTCTTCGAGATGAAAATGCCTCTGGGGTGAAAGGATTGGACTGGGCAACCGGTCTCGCTTGGTTGGGCGCAGGATGTTTCAATATTTTTATTTGGATGACCTGGTCGGAAGCGTCTGCGGCTTACAAGCCACCGACAGCTGGTCTGACTGGACCCAGCGACAGTAACACCGTTGTGTAG